A genomic window from Candidatus Sulfotelmatobacter sp. includes:
- a CDS encoding DinB family protein — protein sequence MSHVPPWFDRKFDFSFPAELHPNVLARLRGTPARLDETLRGQSHDILIAKMEGKWSAQEHAGHLVDLESLWLARVGDYVAASDQLTLADLRNRKTDEANHNDRPLEQTLTDFRNAREKLLNRVSAMDTSLLARAIPHPRLKTPMRLVDHLYFVAEHDDHHLARVWELLNANH from the coding sequence ATGAGCCACGTGCCCCCTTGGTTTGACCGCAAATTCGACTTCTCGTTCCCGGCAGAACTACATCCGAATGTGCTCGCGCGCCTGCGCGGCACTCCGGCCCGACTCGACGAAACCCTCCGCGGCCAATCGCACGACATCCTGATCGCGAAGATGGAGGGAAAATGGTCCGCCCAGGAACATGCTGGGCATTTGGTTGACCTGGAGTCGCTGTGGCTGGCGCGAGTCGGCGATTATGTCGCTGCCAGCGATCAACTCACGCTTGCAGACTTGAGAAATCGCAAGACCGACGAGGCGAACCATAATGATCGCCCTCTGGAGCAGACTCTCACCGACTTCCGAAACGCGAGGGAGAAACTGTTGAATCGAGTCTCCGCCATGGATACATCCTTACTGGCCCGCGCCATCCCGCATCCGCGGCTGAAGACGCCGATGCGACTGGTCGATCATTTGTATTTCGTCGCCGAACACGACGATCATCATCTGGCCCGGGTGTGGGAACTGCTCAACGCCAACCATTAG
- a CDS encoding DUF695 domain-containing protein, whose translation MTDNWKPYLCNVNDKLASILVNLGLRDSVPITSKPWLLWVWVYFQSPRADGLSDGKEAPVLYKIEDALTPSIARVCQAILCGRITTEGRREFYFYGETRNGFRKAVKDALTGFEGYKFSLGEQEDSSWRQYLDVLYPSPEGLERIANMDLLDELVKRGDVLTVPREVQHWMSFRSEQSRALFREAAAGAGYSIVGESLSEGEFPFGVSVTRTQSIQQKLIDQTVIELLKLCRNFDGDYEGWETQVVTQ comes from the coding sequence ATGACCGACAACTGGAAGCCGTACCTGTGCAATGTAAATGACAAGCTGGCGTCCATCCTTGTAAATCTCGGACTTCGGGATTCGGTTCCAATCACATCCAAGCCTTGGCTTCTCTGGGTGTGGGTGTATTTTCAATCGCCCCGAGCCGATGGCTTATCCGATGGAAAGGAAGCTCCCGTGCTGTACAAAATCGAAGACGCACTAACTCCCTCGATTGCCCGTGTGTGTCAGGCGATTCTCTGCGGAAGGATAACTACTGAAGGCCGGCGCGAGTTCTACTTCTACGGGGAAACTAGAAACGGATTTCGCAAAGCCGTCAAAGACGCGCTAACAGGATTTGAAGGGTATAAGTTCAGCTTGGGCGAGCAGGAAGACTCCTCCTGGCGTCAATACCTCGACGTTTTATATCCGTCACCGGAGGGCTTAGAACGTATCGCCAACATGGACTTATTGGATGAGTTGGTCAAGAGGGGTGATGTTTTGACGGTACCCAGAGAGGTCCAGCATTGGATGTCATTTCGCTCGGAGCAGTCTCGCGCTTTATTTCGTGAAGCTGCAGCCGGGGCTGGTTACAGCATTGTGGGGGAGAGTCTCTCCGAGGGAGAATTTCCTTTTGGGGTATCCGTCACCCGAACGCAGTCCATTCAGCAGAAATTGATCGATCAAACTGTCATTGAACTACTGAAATTGTGCCGTAACTTTGATGGCGACTACGAGGGATGGGAGACGCAAGTTGTCACTCAGTGA
- the selD gene encoding selenide, water dikinase SelD → MAETKPFRLTESVKAAGUASKLSPAALDTVLGKLARQHDPNVLVGFDHADDAGVYLIGPEQALVQTVDFFTPIVDDPYTFGQIAATNALSDVYAMGGKPLTSLALVCFPEKADLEILERILAGGLSKMIEAGCTVIGGHSIRDEETKFGYSVTGMVHPKKILANGGAKPGDALLFTKAIGTGVISTAIKKGEAEPAWIDAAVRSMTTLNKRAAEVVAGGDFRVHAMTDVTGFGLIGHAREMVLASDVSFRIYAGRVPLLAGALECVRAGYIPVGLRNNREFAECLVKYDDEVPEDVRALLFDPQTAGGLLISTPDSAVMTRALNDAGVSVTEIGEAKIGEAKIGEAARTKPLIRVGR, encoded by the coding sequence GTGGCGGAAACCAAACCATTTCGGTTGACGGAGTCGGTGAAAGCGGCGGGTTGAGCGTCCAAGCTGAGTCCGGCGGCGCTGGACACGGTGCTTGGGAAATTAGCCCGGCAACACGACCCCAACGTTCTGGTCGGCTTCGATCATGCCGACGATGCCGGAGTGTATCTGATCGGGCCCGAGCAAGCGCTGGTGCAGACGGTCGATTTTTTTACCCCGATTGTCGACGATCCTTACACGTTCGGGCAGATTGCGGCGACGAATGCGTTGAGCGATGTTTACGCCATGGGCGGCAAGCCGCTCACCTCGCTGGCGCTGGTATGTTTTCCGGAGAAAGCTGATCTGGAAATTCTGGAGCGCATTCTGGCTGGCGGCTTGTCGAAGATGATCGAAGCGGGATGCACGGTCATCGGCGGGCACAGCATTCGCGACGAAGAAACAAAATTTGGATATTCCGTCACCGGGATGGTGCATCCGAAAAAAATTCTAGCCAATGGCGGGGCCAAGCCCGGGGACGCGCTGCTGTTTACCAAGGCGATCGGCACGGGCGTGATCTCGACTGCGATCAAAAAAGGCGAAGCGGAACCAGCGTGGATTGATGCCGCGGTGCGCTCGATGACTACGCTGAACAAGCGGGCGGCCGAGGTGGTTGCGGGCGGAGATTTTCGCGTTCATGCGATGACCGACGTGACTGGATTCGGATTGATTGGTCACGCGCGCGAAATGGTGTTGGCGTCGGATGTGTCGTTCCGTATCTATGCGGGACGGGTTCCGCTGCTGGCGGGGGCGTTGGAATGCGTACGAGCGGGATACATTCCGGTGGGACTGCGGAACAATCGCGAGTTCGCGGAATGCCTGGTGAAGTATGACGATGAAGTGCCCGAAGATGTCCGGGCATTGCTGTTTGATCCGCAGACCGCGGGAGGTTTGTTGATATCAACGCCAGACTCGGCGGTAATGACGCGCGCGCTCAATGACGCCGGGGTTTCGGTTACCGAGATCGGAGAAGCCAAGATCGGAGAAGCCAAGATCGGAGAAGCCGCGCGCACGAAGCCTTTGATCCGAGTCGGCCGCTGA
- a CDS encoding metallopeptidase TldD-related protein: MPSTEVQTRNPKIETDLRNIAQDIVARAMAGGASAAECVVREGDEFSTLVRLGQVETLKESGSKSIGVRVFFGQRAASTYSSDFSSAGLDRMVASALALAKITSEDPFGGIPDASQLGSITGDLDLYHEDVYSLPGADRIDYARRAEKAALDLDSRIKNSEGGSFDAATGHKVLANSHGFVGEYRRSYCSVAAIPIAQSDDGAMQRDYWYSVARTLSKLDAPEKVGKIAAERTLRRLGARKAKTAQVPIIFDPMVSTSILEHIFEGVNGDSVYRGASFLAGKLGQKIAGDNVNIIDDGTIRGGFGTSPFDGEGVPTRRTVVIENGVLKSYLLNTYTAKKLGLQTTGNAARGLAGTPGIGPGNYFLQAGARSAKELIADVKEGLYVTEFLGQGVNLVTGDYSRGASGMWISGGEFAYPVEEITVAGNLKELFFNISEIANDLEFRGSVAAPTIRVDGLTVGGE, translated from the coding sequence ATGCCGTCAACTGAAGTCCAAACGCGAAATCCGAAAATCGAAACCGACTTGCGCAACATCGCGCAGGATATTGTGGCGCGCGCTATGGCAGGCGGCGCCAGCGCCGCTGAATGCGTCGTCCGCGAGGGCGATGAATTTTCCACGCTTGTGCGCCTTGGTCAAGTCGAGACTCTGAAGGAGTCGGGCTCGAAGTCGATCGGCGTGCGTGTGTTTTTTGGGCAGCGCGCGGCCAGCACTTATTCAAGCGATTTTTCTAGCGCCGGGCTTGACCGCATGGTCGCGTCGGCTTTGGCCCTGGCGAAGATCACCTCGGAAGATCCATTCGGCGGAATTCCGGATGCCTCGCAACTCGGTTCGATCACCGGCGATCTCGATCTTTATCATGAAGACGTTTATTCCCTGCCCGGTGCGGATCGCATCGACTACGCGCGGCGTGCGGAAAAAGCGGCGCTCGATTTGGATTCGCGAATCAAGAATTCTGAAGGCGGATCGTTCGACGCGGCCACGGGCCACAAAGTTCTGGCGAACTCGCATGGGTTTGTGGGCGAGTATCGGCGGTCGTATTGTTCGGTGGCGGCGATTCCGATTGCGCAGAGCGACGACGGCGCCATGCAGCGCGATTACTGGTACTCGGTGGCTCGGACTTTGTCGAAACTCGACGCGCCCGAAAAAGTCGGCAAGATCGCCGCCGAGCGCACCCTGCGGCGGTTGGGCGCGCGCAAGGCCAAGACGGCGCAGGTGCCGATTATTTTCGATCCCATGGTTTCGACCTCGATCCTCGAACATATTTTCGAAGGGGTGAATGGGGATTCGGTCTATCGCGGCGCGTCTTTTCTGGCAGGCAAGCTGGGACAGAAAATTGCGGGGGACAACGTCAACATCATCGACGATGGCACGATCCGCGGCGGTTTTGGCACGAGCCCGTTCGATGGCGAGGGCGTGCCCACGCGGCGCACGGTCGTGATCGAGAACGGCGTGCTCAAGTCTTACTTACTCAATACCTACACCGCCAAGAAGCTGGGCTTGCAGACTACGGGGAACGCGGCCCGTGGGCTGGCGGGGACTCCGGGGATTGGGCCGGGGAATTATTTTCTGCAGGCGGGTGCGCGGTCGGCGAAGGAATTGATCGCGGACGTGAAGGAAGGCCTCTACGTCACGGAATTTCTCGGCCAGGGCGTGAACCTGGTGACTGGCGACTATTCGCGAGGCGCTTCGGGCATGTGGATTTCTGGCGGAGAGTTCGCGTATCCGGTGGAAGAGATCACGGTGGCGGGGAATTTGAAAGAGTTGTTTTTCAATATTTCAGAGATCGCGAATGATCTGGAGTTTCGCGGGTCAGTGGCCGCGCCGACGATTCGCGTGGACGGATTGACGGTGGGCGGGGAGTAG
- a CDS encoding TMEM175 family protein, translating into MHSLYNRVAGQSVERLAALSDGIFAVAMTLLVLDLRVPTREAVHSEHDLWHALIELSPRLVIFLMSVMTIGIFWVGQQTQLNHFARADRNLAWIHIAFLCAVSLTPFSTSLLAEFIHYRIALVVYWFNIVLLGSFLYWSWSYATRAQLLADDVPKEIHPAVVRRIVIAQSLYAAGAALCFIDTYWSIAAIVLVQVNYAIAPKFCWGLFSRKSSD; encoded by the coding sequence ATGCACTCCCTCTACAACCGCGTTGCCGGACAAAGCGTCGAGCGCCTCGCCGCCCTCAGCGACGGCATCTTTGCCGTCGCCATGACCCTGCTCGTGCTCGATCTGCGCGTCCCCACTCGAGAAGCCGTTCACAGCGAACACGATCTTTGGCACGCTTTGATCGAGCTCTCACCCCGCTTGGTCATTTTTCTGATGAGCGTGATGACCATCGGCATCTTCTGGGTCGGTCAGCAAACCCAACTCAACCACTTTGCACGCGCCGACCGCAACCTCGCATGGATTCACATCGCCTTCCTCTGCGCCGTCTCGCTCACCCCATTCTCGACGTCGCTGCTCGCCGAGTTCATCCACTATCGCATTGCGCTGGTGGTCTATTGGTTCAACATCGTGCTGCTCGGGAGTTTTCTTTACTGGAGCTGGAGTTATGCCACTCGCGCCCAACTTCTCGCCGACGATGTCCCCAAAGAAATACACCCTGCCGTAGTCCGCCGCATCGTGATCGCCCAATCCCTCTACGCCGCCGGCGCTGCCCTCTGCTTCATCGACACCTACTGGAGCATCGCCGCCATCGTCTTGGTGCAAGTAAACTACGCGATCGCCCCCAAATTCTGCTGGGGACTGTTCTCTCGGAAGTCCAGTGATTAG
- a CDS encoding amidohydrolase family protein, with protein sequence MNRRSFLRWANLAGLAAGIPASALAVVSGAEKAEKKAPSATHADSPEHILLKDYRPQSIYKIPVTEIAKAKFPIIDMHSHPYAKTAREIDDWVRNMDEVGVEKTIILTMATGAAFDEIYRQYAKHPERFEMWCGLDFSGYDKAGFGPTAIKELERCRRAGARGVGEIHDKGKGLRSGKSNAPRMHPDDARMDLLWDKCGELGMPVSLHVADPIWMYQKMDRHNDGLMNAYEWRLDNQPGIVGLSGMVDILERTAARHRNTTFIACHFANLDYDLARLGQVLERNPNLYADISARYAETGPIPRFAAQFYMKYSDRLLYGTDMGFDKAMYRVTFRILESTDEHFYEVDQFSYHWALNGFGLSEAVLQNVYHENASKLLAGKAPG encoded by the coding sequence GTGAATCGAAGATCGTTTTTGAGGTGGGCCAATCTGGCGGGGCTGGCGGCGGGAATACCTGCGTCTGCGCTGGCGGTCGTTTCTGGTGCCGAGAAGGCCGAGAAAAAAGCTCCTTCAGCAACGCACGCCGATTCGCCCGAGCACATTTTGCTGAAGGACTACCGGCCGCAGTCGATCTACAAGATTCCGGTTACCGAGATCGCCAAGGCGAAATTCCCGATCATCGATATGCACTCGCATCCGTACGCGAAGACTGCGCGGGAGATCGATGACTGGGTGCGGAACATGGACGAAGTTGGAGTCGAGAAGACGATCATCCTCACCATGGCGACGGGCGCGGCGTTTGACGAGATTTACCGGCAGTATGCGAAGCATCCGGAGCGGTTTGAAATGTGGTGCGGGTTGGATTTCAGCGGATATGACAAGGCGGGTTTCGGGCCTACGGCTATTAAAGAGTTAGAGCGCTGCCGGCGGGCCGGAGCGCGCGGCGTGGGGGAAATCCACGACAAGGGGAAGGGGCTGCGCTCAGGAAAGTCGAACGCTCCGCGGATGCATCCCGATGACGCACGCATGGATTTGTTGTGGGACAAGTGCGGCGAGTTGGGCATGCCGGTCAGTTTGCATGTGGCCGATCCGATCTGGATGTACCAGAAAATGGATCGGCATAACGACGGCCTGATGAACGCTTACGAATGGCGATTGGACAATCAACCGGGGATTGTCGGGCTGTCTGGGATGGTCGACATCCTTGAGCGAACGGCGGCGCGGCATCGCAACACAACTTTTATCGCATGCCACTTTGCGAATCTGGACTATGATCTGGCGCGGCTGGGGCAGGTGCTGGAACGAAACCCGAATCTGTATGCTGACATTTCTGCGCGGTATGCAGAGACTGGGCCTATTCCGCGCTTTGCGGCGCAATTTTATATGAAGTATTCCGACCGGCTTTTGTACGGAACCGACATGGGCTTCGATAAGGCGATGTACCGGGTTACGTTTCGAATTCTGGAGTCGACGGATGAGCATTTTTATGAGGTCGATCAGTTTTCTTATCACTGGGCATTGAATGGGTTTGGGTTGAGTGAGGCGGTTCTTCAGAATGTGTATCACGAGAATGCGTCGAAGTTGCTGGCTGGGAAGGCGCCAGGGTAG
- a CDS encoding MarR family transcriptional regulator gives MAELTGVQKQYILHWGEMGTRWGINRTVAQIHALLYLSPKALPAEEIAETLSVARSNVSTSIRELETWGIVRAVHVLGDRREHYESMKDVWEMFRLVIEQRKRREIDPTREILRTCLANLDPKEAGAEYTRERLTAMAGFFEAVTELYDQMKRLPTGTVRKLLRMGAKVKKKAG, from the coding sequence ATGGCTGAACTGACAGGAGTGCAGAAGCAGTACATCCTTCACTGGGGCGAAATGGGAACGCGGTGGGGGATCAACCGAACCGTGGCGCAGATCCATGCGTTATTGTATTTGTCTCCGAAGGCGCTGCCTGCGGAGGAGATTGCGGAGACGCTAAGCGTGGCGCGTTCGAATGTGAGCACGTCGATCCGGGAGTTGGAGACGTGGGGGATTGTGCGCGCGGTGCATGTGCTGGGCGACCGGCGGGAACATTATGAGTCGATGAAGGATGTTTGGGAGATGTTCCGGCTGGTGATCGAACAGCGGAAGCGGAGGGAGATCGATCCGACGCGGGAGATTTTGCGGACGTGCCTGGCGAATCTGGATCCCAAAGAGGCGGGAGCGGAATATACGCGGGAGCGGCTGACGGCGATGGCGGGATTTTTCGAAGCGGTGACAGAGCTGTACGACCAGATGAAGCGGCTGCCGACGGGGACGGTGAGGAAGCTTTTGCGTATGGGGGCGAAGGTTAAGAAGAAGGCCGGGTGA
- a CDS encoding vitamin K epoxide reductase family protein, translating to MKYLLLILAICGAIVSSLALREHYREYGDSPCSINEHWDCGVVNHSPYAMLGPVPVAAVGIAGYILMAALALLGSFRLLLVPTFAGLGFSLYLANIEAHVLGVWCIYCVISLGIIALMSLLTLGTVLAKIFRKPSPA from the coding sequence ATGAAATATCTACTGCTCATCCTCGCCATCTGCGGCGCTATCGTCTCGTCTCTCGCTCTCCGCGAGCACTATCGCGAATACGGCGACTCTCCCTGTAGCATCAACGAACACTGGGATTGTGGCGTCGTCAATCACAGCCCCTACGCCATGCTCGGGCCCGTTCCCGTAGCCGCCGTCGGCATCGCCGGCTACATCCTTATGGCCGCGCTAGCACTCCTGGGTTCCTTCCGGCTTCTGCTGGTCCCTACTTTCGCCGGACTTGGGTTTTCTCTTTACCTGGCGAACATCGAAGCTCACGTTCTCGGCGTGTGGTGCATTTACTGTGTCATTTCTCTGGGAATTATTGCGCTGATGTCACTGCTCACGCTGGGAACGGTGCTCGCGAAAATCTTCCGCAAACCGTCTCCCGCCTAA
- a CDS encoding PAS domain S-box protein, whose product MIDESAINKELRRLNRALRALSACNQGLAQAGSEQELLQHICDIIVRLGGYRMAGIAYAEQDEEKRVRPMAHAGHGSGYLEDIQLRWSDTPAGRGPAGTAIRENRICVIADTANDPMFRPWRDAAVQRGYASVIALPLRVAGSAFGVLAIYSQQVGSFESSEVELLTEMANNLAYGITAIRSQEEGRRATAALQEAEAKYRQLVEQVPAISYVAETGAHGAFRYLSPQVKTILGYGPKECLADPHFWWNHLNPEDHATALLEDTWSEGRPFQVEYRLRAQDGREVWLRDEAVIVRDPMTGQRLTRGMLIDITERKRAEDALRESEERYRTFVTQSSEGIFRMEYVPPVPCHLSVDQQLEWGLKNGFLAECNEAMAKMYGRATAQELIGKPLTDFLVLRDPMTQQFMENFVRAGYRITDQESREMDAQGQKKIFRNTMMGTVIDGHWVRTWGIARDVTERMQLEEQLRNAQQMEAIGRLAGGVAHDFNNILSIIMGHGELLLAAVGANEYARNGLEQIRRAAERAASLTQQLLAFSRKQVLQPKVLDLNEAVADVQKMLARVIGEDIELIASLHPSLATVKADPGQIEQVLMNLAINARDAMPQGGKLLMETLNVDAGTELARDLDLTPGPYAMLKVTDTGHGMEAATLAHVFEPFFTTKPMGKGTGLGLSTVYGIVKQSGGSIQVESGVGLGTSFRIYLPVAEGAAGKRRETVVGTRVEGGMETILITEDEPDLRDLARIFLEGYGYKVLVAASAEQAIEIADSLNGSIDLLLTDVIMPGMSGRQLAERILSKRPQTKIVYMTGYTDDMVVQHKVLEPGVNLLQKPFGKVDLALKVRSTLDGK is encoded by the coding sequence GTGATCGACGAGAGTGCGATCAATAAGGAATTGCGTCGGCTGAATCGCGCGCTGCGGGCACTCAGTGCGTGCAATCAGGGGTTGGCGCAGGCGGGAAGCGAACAGGAATTGTTGCAGCATATTTGCGACATTATTGTGCGACTCGGTGGGTATCGAATGGCTGGTATCGCGTACGCGGAGCAGGACGAAGAGAAGCGGGTGCGACCGATGGCGCATGCGGGACACGGCAGCGGATATCTTGAAGACATTCAGTTGCGTTGGTCGGATACACCAGCGGGGCGCGGACCGGCGGGGACAGCGATCCGGGAGAATCGGATTTGTGTGATCGCGGACACGGCGAACGATCCGATGTTTAGACCCTGGCGCGATGCCGCGGTGCAGCGGGGATACGCGTCGGTAATCGCGCTGCCCTTGCGGGTGGCTGGATCGGCTTTCGGTGTGCTGGCGATTTATTCGCAGCAGGTGGGATCGTTCGAAAGCTCGGAGGTGGAACTGCTGACCGAGATGGCGAACAATCTGGCCTATGGGATTACGGCGATTCGTTCGCAGGAGGAAGGAAGGCGAGCGACTGCGGCACTGCAAGAGGCGGAGGCGAAATACCGGCAACTGGTAGAGCAAGTGCCGGCGATTTCCTATGTGGCGGAGACTGGGGCGCACGGCGCATTTCGCTATCTCAGCCCGCAAGTGAAAACAATTCTGGGATATGGTCCGAAGGAGTGTCTGGCGGATCCGCATTTCTGGTGGAACCATCTGAATCCGGAGGACCATGCCACCGCGCTGCTGGAAGACACCTGGTCGGAAGGGCGGCCCTTCCAGGTGGAATACCGTCTGCGCGCGCAGGATGGGCGCGAAGTGTGGTTACGGGACGAAGCCGTGATTGTACGCGATCCGATGACGGGACAGCGGCTGACGCGCGGAATGTTGATCGACATAACCGAGCGCAAGCGGGCTGAAGATGCGCTGCGAGAGAGTGAAGAGCGTTATCGGACTTTTGTGACGCAGAGCTCGGAAGGAATCTTCCGTATGGAATACGTTCCGCCGGTTCCATGCCATTTGTCAGTCGACCAACAGCTGGAATGGGGGTTGAAGAATGGGTTTCTGGCGGAGTGCAATGAGGCCATGGCGAAAATGTACGGGCGGGCGACCGCGCAAGAATTGATCGGCAAGCCCCTCACCGATTTCCTGGTGCTGCGTGACCCGATGACGCAGCAGTTTATGGAGAATTTTGTGCGGGCGGGCTACCGGATTACCGACCAGGAATCGCGCGAGATGGACGCGCAGGGCCAGAAAAAGATCTTTCGCAACACGATGATGGGTACGGTGATCGATGGACACTGGGTCCGCACCTGGGGCATTGCGCGAGATGTAACCGAGCGCATGCAACTGGAAGAGCAACTCAGGAATGCGCAACAGATGGAAGCGATTGGACGGCTGGCGGGCGGAGTGGCGCATGACTTCAACAACATTTTGAGCATCATTATGGGGCACGGCGAGTTGCTGCTGGCGGCGGTGGGAGCGAACGAATATGCGCGCAATGGGTTGGAGCAGATCCGGCGGGCGGCGGAGCGGGCGGCGTCTTTGACCCAGCAGTTGTTGGCCTTCAGCCGGAAGCAGGTGTTGCAGCCGAAAGTTTTAGACTTGAATGAAGCGGTGGCGGATGTGCAAAAAATGTTGGCGCGGGTGATTGGGGAAGACATTGAGTTGATCGCGAGCCTGCATCCGTCGCTCGCGACGGTGAAGGCGGATCCGGGACAGATTGAACAGGTGTTGATGAATCTGGCGATCAATGCCCGCGATGCAATGCCGCAAGGCGGCAAGCTGCTGATGGAAACTTTGAATGTAGATGCGGGTACAGAATTGGCGCGCGATCTGGATCTGACACCGGGACCGTACGCCATGTTGAAGGTGACGGATACCGGACACGGGATGGAGGCGGCGACACTCGCGCATGTGTTCGAGCCTTTCTTTACTACGAAGCCCATGGGCAAGGGCACGGGACTTGGGTTGTCAACAGTGTATGGAATCGTGAAGCAGAGCGGAGGCAGCATCCAGGTGGAGAGCGGAGTCGGACTTGGTACATCATTTCGAATTTACTTGCCGGTCGCGGAGGGAGCGGCGGGCAAGCGACGGGAGACAGTCGTGGGGACGCGGGTTGAGGGTGGCATGGAGACGATTCTGATCACCGAGGATGAGCCCGACTTGCGCGACCTGGCGCGCATCTTTTTGGAAGGATATGGATACAAGGTGCTGGTGGCGGCGAGCGCGGAGCAAGCGATCGAAATAGCGGATTCTTTGAACGGCAGCATCGATCTGCTCCTGACCGACGTGATCATGCCGGGAATGAGCGGGCGGCAGTTGGCGGAGAGGATTCTGAGCAAGCGTCCGCAAACCAAAATTGTCTACATGACCGGGTATACCGACGATATGGTCGTGCAGCACAAAGTGCTGGAGCCGGGGGTGAATCTGCTGCAGAAACCTTTCGGCAAGGTCGACCTGGCGCTGAAGGTGCGGTCGACGCTGGATGGGAAGTAG
- a CDS encoding SCO family protein, translated as MNTHIRLIPLALILAGTFLISSCHRTNTPATKRYPFTGRIISMDYQTSTALIAGDNIPGFMDAMTMSYKIKQPGLASKIALSPGDSISAEAVVESDSNNEGSVGDYWLENVKVTAHASSPPAAAAGTLHIPAPGESVPDFSFTNQSGQKHSLNQYRGQVLLLTFIYTRCPFPDFCPRISSNFAEIYKQIETNPSLGGLHLLSISFDPGHDTPKVLRDYAFSVAHSHDPALFTRWEFAAPKSADLPKLADFFALTVKPEGGLITHNLSTVVISPDGKIVKWYHGSDWQVSDLMKDASAATKP; from the coding sequence GTGAACACTCATATCCGCCTCATCCCGCTGGCTCTAATTCTGGCCGGCACATTCCTTATTTCTTCCTGCCATCGCACCAACACCCCGGCCACGAAGCGCTATCCCTTCACTGGCCGCATCATCTCCATGGATTACCAGACCTCGACCGCCCTTATTGCCGGCGACAACATCCCCGGTTTCATGGACGCCATGACCATGTCCTACAAAATCAAGCAGCCTGGGCTCGCCTCGAAGATTGCGCTTTCGCCCGGCGACTCTATTTCCGCCGAAGCGGTCGTCGAGTCCGACTCCAATAACGAAGGCTCGGTTGGCGACTACTGGCTTGAGAACGTCAAAGTCACCGCCCACGCCTCATCCCCGCCCGCCGCAGCCGCCGGCACATTGCACATCCCCGCCCCAGGGGAAAGCGTCCCGGACTTTTCCTTCACCAATCAGAGCGGACAAAAACATTCGCTCAACCAATATCGCGGCCAAGTCTTACTGCTCACCTTCATTTACACGCGCTGCCCCTTCCCCGATTTCTGTCCGCGCATAAGCAGCAACTTCGCCGAAATTTACAAACAGATCGAGACCAATCCATCTCTCGGCGGCCTCCATCTATTAAGCATCAGCTTCGATCCCGGACACGACACGCCCAAGGTTCTCCGTGACTACGCTTTCTCGGTCGCGCACTCTCACGATCCTGCGCTTTTCACGCGCTGGGAATTCGCCGCTCCCAAATCCGCGGACTTGCCCAAGCTCGCCGACTTCTTCGCGCTAACCGTCAAACCGGAAGGCGGCCTCATCACCCACAATCTCAGCACCGTCGTCATCTCACCCGACGGCAAAATCGTGAAGTGGTATCACGGCAGCGACTGGCAGGTTTCTGATCTAATGAAAGACGCATCCGCCGCGACCAAGCCGTAG